Part of the Nitrospirota bacterium genome, GTATAAAGATTAAAGGAGATCAACATGGCGTTGAGTAAGGATTTACTTGAAATCCTTGCATGTCCAAAATGCAAGGGGGATTTACGGCTCACAGACAAGGGTGATGGACTTATATGCGACAAGTGCAAACTCCTCTACCCTGTTAAGGATGATATACCGGTAATGCTGATAGACGAGGCAACCAGAATCAACTGAATATAACGCCGGTATTGTCCAGGTAAATAATAAGTACAGGTCAGTTCAATTGCAGCAGACTTTTTCAGAATCTCTTAAAAACTCTATCTTTAAGAACAGGATTACCCTGAGTTTTCTTTGTGCCGCCTTTTTTCTGTATTTTGCCGCACCGTCACGGACAACTGTTTTTACAGGCATCCCGATAATCCTTATCGGTGAAATAATGCGGACGTGGGCATCAGGCTACATCAGAAAGAATGAAGTGCTTTCACAGACCGGGCCATATGCCTTTACAAGAAATCCTCTTTATGTAGGCAATTTCCTTATTGGTGCCGGTTTCAGCATTATGACAGGCCGCCTGTTGATTATCATATTCTTCCTGGCCGCCTTTTCATATATATACATGGTAACTATTCAAAATGAAGAGAAGTTCCTGTCAGCAAAATTCGGGGAGATATTTTCAAGGTATAAAGACCGGGTGCCTGTTTTTTTCCCTGTTAAGCTGTTATTCTCAGGACCCGCACCGCATGATAACACAGACTCTCACTTCGCATGGGAGTTGGTAATGAAACACAGGGAATATCACACATGGCTTGGCATTCTTGCCGGATTAATTATCCTGATAGCCAAAGCGGCATTTATAACGGCAAAGTAGCTACGGCCTTTAAAACCGGCTGCGGGTTGATAGAAACAGAGGGCTTTTTCAGATGAACCGTCATGAGCCTCAGGTTCATCAAGGTTCATGAAAACGTCATTCCCGCGTAAGCGGGAATCCAGACCGAGGCCTGGTTCTGGATTCCCACTCCCCGCTTAAATCATGCGGGGACAGGTTCCGTGGGAATGAAGGGTACTTAGGAGTATTTTCGGGTGAAGATCCTTATTATCGGAGCGGGCGGCCAGTTAGGCAGTGAACTGGTCAACATACTGCAGGATGATGAACTGATACCCCTGACTCACAGGGACATTGAGATGACGGATGAGCAGGAGGTAAATAACATACTCTCCTCCAATATGCCGGATGTAGTCATCAACACTGCCGCATATCACAGGGTTGATGACTGTGAAGACAACACAGTGCTCAGTTTTGCCGTCAACAGCATTGCCGTAAGGAATCTGGCAAGGACGTGCAGTGAGCTCGGTGTCACATTAGTACACTTCAGCACAGACTATGTATTCGGCGGTGAGCAGAGCACACCGTACAATGAAGATGATTGTCCGAATCCCCGGAGCGTCTATGCTGTATCAAAACATGCAGGAGAACTTTTTGTAAGGAATATTTGCAGCAAATATTATTTAATAAGGACCTGCGGACTGTACGGGGCAAAAGGTGTAAGCGGCAAAGGGGGCAATTTCATAGAAACTATGATAAAACTTGCCAACAGCGGAAAAGAAATTAAGGTTGTATCCGATCAGTTCGTAACCCCGACTTATGCAAAGGAACTTGCCTCAAAGGTTTCACAGTTAATACGCACCGGGAAATATGGCCTATACCACATTACGAATAACGGCGGATGCTCATGGTATGAATTTGCAAGCGTCATATTTCAATTGACCGGCATTAACGCTGTGGTCAAGCCTGTCACTTCATCTGAATTCGGGGCAAAGGCAAGAAGACCGCTGTACTCGGTTCTCGAAAACGGGAACCTGAGACTTCTCGGTCTGGATGACATGAGTCAATGGAACAACGCATTGAAGGAATATCTTTCAGAAAAAGGGTATATAAAGGATCAGAGGACATTTACTGATGAAGATCAAAAAGACATCAACAGGTGAAACTGTTGAAAAATACGAAAAGAAAAAGAGGCACTATCAGAGCGACTCTGTTGCCACTAAATATGATGATGTAAGGTTCGTCAAACTTTCACACAAGCTGCGCAACAAAAGAAAACTTGCCGCCATTCAAAAAGCAATCGCCGCAGCAGGCGAACTCGGACATGAGATAAAGAGTGTCATTGATATTCCATGCGGAACAGGAAGGCTATTCCCGCTCTTTATTGATAACAGGCTTTCTTTTACAGGGGCTGACATCTCAAGGGAGATGATGGAGGTGTCGCGTAACAGATTCGGCAGCTCAGGGCTTCTTAAAGGAATGGTGCGTTGTGATGCTGAATCTCTCCCCTTCAGGGACAGGTCATTTGATTCCGTGGTCAGCATAAGATTTATGTTCCATGTTCCAAAGGAGGTGCGGCACAACATCCTGAAAGAAATGGTGCGGATTTCCAGGGGATGGCTGATCATTGATTACCGTCACCGATACACTGTAAAGTACTGCATCAGGAAATCGCTAAGCCAAATTGGCATAGGAAAACCTCCTTCTTACCGTTTCTCAGTAACTGATCTGCAAAGTGAGCTCAACTCTGCCGGAATAAAGATCGTCAGGATATTTCCTACCCTGCGGCTCTTTTCAGACAAATGGGTGGTTCTGTGCAAAGCAAATTAGCAATATGGTAAGATTGTCAGGTTTCACTTTTATCAGAAATGCCGTCTCATTAGACTATCCTGTAGTGGAGAGCATATCCTCCATCCTGCCGGTGGTTGACGAATTCATAGTTAACATTGGCCCTGACAATGACGGGACTACGGAACTGATTCAATCAATCAGAAACCCCAAAATCAGGATAATTCACAGTCAGTGGAACGCCAATATGACAACAGGGGCTTACATCTATGCCCAGCAGACAAATGTCGCACTTTTCAACTGCACAGGCCGGTGGGCCTTTTATCTTCAGGCAGATGAGGTCATCCACGATAATGACCTTCCGGAAATAATGTCTTTTGTGGATCGCTATGCGGATGATGACAGGGTTGACGAACTTGCATTTACGGAGCTTAGCTTCTGGGGAGATTACAGGACTGTGGTCAATGTATATCCTCAACGCAACAGAAGACGCTGCCGCATAGTAAAACCACATCATTTTGTAATGTCCCGCGGTGATGCAGCCGGGTTCACGGTACACCCAAAATATAAGGAAAAAGGGCGCAGGATGAGGGTCGTTGATACAGGTATACCCCTGTTTCACTACTGCAGTGTCAAATCAGAGAAGGCTATGCAGGCCAAGAAAAAGACGGTCTCAAATTACTGGAGTGAAACCAGCTCGGCTCAGCCTGAATTCAGCACATATTATGACATCCCAAGGAAATTCGTTGCGGCCTATGAAGGAACACATCCAAAAGTTATGGAGAAGAGGATTAAAGAACACTGTGTCTCAATAGACCTCTCCTCACCTCATTGGCGGAATAAGATAACCTGGAGAGAACAATTCCGGCGTCTTAAAACAATATGGGTAGAACATGTCACCAGCAGATTTTCCGGACGGGGAAGTTATACCCTTGTCAGGAAATAATTGCCCGGGACAGGACAGAGGGAACATGGGATGTGGCTTTATCTAAACGGCAGATACAGTAAATTGCTAAAGCAGCACGGCCTTCAGCAATTCACTGACTTCATGACCTTTTCCGGCGGGCAGGTGTTAAAACGCCTGCCGTCAAGGTCAATCACGAAAGTGGAGCTTCCAAACGGCAGGGACGCGGCAACCTTCTTTCTGAAGCGCCATATGTGCACTGTAAGACCTGCAGATTTGTTACGTACACTCCTGTCAGGCTTTTCCATATCATGGGGGAGAAAGGAATGGGAGGTTATAGAGGCATTCAGTAAGTGCGGAATACAAACCCTGACTCCTGTTGCAGCAGGTGAGCAAGTTTCCCTCCTAAGACAGGAATCATTTTTGATGACAGAAGAACTGACGGGATTTCAGTCACTTGAAAGTTATCTGAAGGACTACTTCGTCCATCCCCTGTCAGTAGAAAAGATGATGGAAAAGAGGTCTTTAATCAAAGAACTTGCTGAATTAGCAAAAACGATGCACAGCGCCGGCTTTAATCACAGGGATTTTTACTGCTGCCATATCTTTATAAGCCGTTCGGAAAACGGCAAGAGGGACTGGCGTGTACTCGACCTGCAAAGGGTTGACAGGAGACGCTGGTTCCGCAGACACTGGATCATCAAAGACATTGCGGCATTAAACTACTCAGCGCCTTCTCTAATAATTTCACGCACTGACCGTCTGCGTTTCCTGATACATTATACCGGCGGCAGAGATAAGGTAAGACAAAGCCTCCCTTTCATCCGTCAGGTAATAAGCAAGACAAACAGGATCAGCCGGCACGACAGGAAATTAAAGGCCAGGAGGCATACGTAGCGCCGGCCTTAATGGCCGGCTTGAAGTTGCCAAATAACTTGAATATAGCAATAATCAGAAAAAAATATAATCCATTTGGCGGCGCAGAACGTTATCTGAATCTGTTGGCATCTCATCTTGTGAGTGAAGGACACGAAGTCCATGTATTCGCAAATAAGTGGCCTGCAGGTGTAAAAAATGGTGTAATCGTTCACAAGATTCCCATGCTTGGCGGTCTGTCATTATTAAAGGTCTGGAGTTTTGCCATTGCAGCCTGGTTTATCCTGAGACGCTTTAAGTGTGATGTAGTATTCAGCAATGAGCGCCTATTGTCCCAGGATATACTGAGGACATCAGACGGGGTACATAAGACATGGCTTAATATCAGGATGAGGTATTCATCACCTCTCAGAAAACTATCGTTCATGATAAACCCGCTGCACCTGTCCATCCGCCTGCTCGACTGGCACATCTTTAACCGGAGGGCATACAAAAAGATAATAGCGCCGTCAGAGTTTATAAAGCATGACATACTCCGGAATTACCCTGCCGTCCATGAAAACGACATACAGGTAATCTATAATGGTGTGGACCTGCAGCGCTTCAGACCGGAGAACAAAAAGAGATACAGGAATGCCGTAAGAAAAGAATTAGGTGTTAATCAGTCAACCCCCATGCTGCTCTTTGCAGGCACGGGATTTGAGCGCAAGGGATTAATATATGCAATCGGAGCAATGCGTCACCTGCCTCAGGATGCAGTTCTCGCAGTAATAGGCAAGGGTAAGGCACGGCATTATATGAACATGGCAAGACAATGGTGCCTTGCTGAAAGGGTGAAGTTCATCGGGCCTGTGGAGGGGATTGAACGCTACTATGCGGCCTCTGACCTCCTGATACTTCCTACTCTCTATGAGCCGATGGCAAACGCTGTCCTTGAGGCGCTCGCAACTGGCATACCTGTAGTAACCAGCCGTGACTGCGGCAACTCCGAGATATTAACCAACGGTGAGGACGGATGGATTGTCAATGACCCGACCAATGACCGTGAGATAGCCCTAAACGTCAAGGCTGCCCTTGATTCATCATGGAACCAGGAGACAGAACGGCGTGCACGGAAAAAGGCAGAACAGTTTACACTGCAACGGACAGCCGGAGAGATCATAGATGTTATCCTCTCTGTAACCGCAACAGGACTAATTGAGGGACATCCCGGTCAGGGACGTTAAATGATTAAAGTCTTATTTATAATTCAGGATGAGAAGTTGCCTAGCAGCAGGATAAGGATTATAAATCTGCTGCCTGAACTGGAGAAAGAGGGGATTAATGCAGATGTTGTCAAATATCCCAGGAATCCTTTAGAAAAGATACGGCTCATAAAAATGTGTAATCAATTCGATATGACTTTTCTGCAGAAGAAATTATTATCCCCTCTCGATGCTCTACTTCTAAGGAAATATGCCAGAAAGTTGATCTATGATTTTGATGACGCCATCTACTATAGACATGATGAACACAGGTCCATTAAGAGTAGCACAAGATATCTGAAATTTAAATTTCTTGTAAGTAAAGTTGACCTCGTAGTTGCCGGAAACAGGATACTTGCTGATTACGCCAGCCGCTTTAATCGGAACGTGGCTGTCATACCCTCTGCAGTAGAAACACGAAATACTCCATTAAAAGACTATCAGAAGCAGTGTGATAAAACTATCATAGGGTGGGTAGGTGGCGAGGTCAATCTGCCTCATCTTGGATTATTAACACCTGTACTCCGGAAACTTTCACTTGACCACAGGATACAATTAAGGATACTCAGCAGCAGGGGGTTGGATATCCCTTCGATTGAAGTGAACTTTGTCCCGTGGAGTGCAGATACTCAGGATAATGAGATTGCACTCTTTGATATTGGAGTGATGCCTTTGCCAAACAATAAGTACACAGAAGGTAAGTGCGGATATAAGGCATTGCAATACATGGCCGCCTCAGTACCGCCAGTTTGCTCTGACGTAGGAATTAATCGAGATATTATTGAAGATGG contains:
- a CDS encoding isoprenylcysteine carboxylmethyltransferase family protein, which codes for MQQTFSESLKNSIFKNRITLSFLCAAFFLYFAAPSRTTVFTGIPIILIGEIMRTWASGYIRKNEVLSQTGPYAFTRNPLYVGNFLIGAGFSIMTGRLLIIIFFLAAFSYIYMVTIQNEEKFLSAKFGEIFSRYKDRVPVFFPVKLLFSGPAPHDNTDSHFAWELVMKHREYHTWLGILAGLIILIAKAAFITAK
- a CDS encoding class I SAM-dependent methyltransferase; translated protein: MKIKKTSTGETVEKYEKKKRHYQSDSVATKYDDVRFVKLSHKLRNKRKLAAIQKAIAAAGELGHEIKSVIDIPCGTGRLFPLFIDNRLSFTGADISREMMEVSRNRFGSSGLLKGMVRCDAESLPFRDRSFDSVVSIRFMFHVPKEVRHNILKEMVRISRGWLIIDYRHRYTVKYCIRKSLSQIGIGKPPSYRFSVTDLQSELNSAGIKIVRIFPTLRLFSDKWVVLCKAN
- a CDS encoding Trm112 family protein produces the protein MALSKDLLEILACPKCKGDLRLTDKGDGLICDKCKLLYPVKDDIPVMLIDEATRIN
- the rfbD gene encoding dTDP-4-dehydrorhamnose reductase; amino-acid sequence: MKILIIGAGGQLGSELVNILQDDELIPLTHRDIEMTDEQEVNNILSSNMPDVVINTAAYHRVDDCEDNTVLSFAVNSIAVRNLARTCSELGVTLVHFSTDYVFGGEQSTPYNEDDCPNPRSVYAVSKHAGELFVRNICSKYYLIRTCGLYGAKGVSGKGGNFIETMIKLANSGKEIKVVSDQFVTPTYAKELASKVSQLIRTGKYGLYHITNNGGCSWYEFASVIFQLTGINAVVKPVTSSEFGAKARRPLYSVLENGNLRLLGLDDMSQWNNALKEYLSEKGYIKDQRTFTDEDQKDINR
- a CDS encoding glycosyltransferase family 4 protein, which encodes MIKVLFIIQDEKLPSSRIRIINLLPELEKEGINADVVKYPRNPLEKIRLIKMCNQFDMTFLQKKLLSPLDALLLRKYARKLIYDFDDAIYYRHDEHRSIKSSTRYLKFKFLVSKVDLVVAGNRILADYASRFNRNVAVIPSAVETRNTPLKDYQKQCDKTIIGWVGGEVNLPHLGLLTPVLRKLSLDHRIQLRILSSRGLDIPSIEVNFVPWSADTQDNEIALFDIGVMPLPNNKYTEGKCGYKALQYMAASVPPVCSDVGINRDIIEDGKDGFVISSIDMFYGAIKTLIEDKALRQNMGTRSREKVEGRFSIQVAGKRLADLLIASL
- a CDS encoding glycosyltransferase translates to MVRLSGFTFIRNAVSLDYPVVESISSILPVVDEFIVNIGPDNDGTTELIQSIRNPKIRIIHSQWNANMTTGAYIYAQQTNVALFNCTGRWAFYLQADEVIHDNDLPEIMSFVDRYADDDRVDELAFTELSFWGDYRTVVNVYPQRNRRRCRIVKPHHFVMSRGDAAGFTVHPKYKEKGRRMRVVDTGIPLFHYCSVKSEKAMQAKKKTVSNYWSETSSAQPEFSTYYDIPRKFVAAYEGTHPKVMEKRIKEHCVSIDLSSPHWRNKITWREQFRRLKTIWVEHVTSRFSGRGSYTLVRK
- a CDS encoding glycosyltransferase family 4 protein, coding for MNIAIIRKKYNPFGGAERYLNLLASHLVSEGHEVHVFANKWPAGVKNGVIVHKIPMLGGLSLLKVWSFAIAAWFILRRFKCDVVFSNERLLSQDILRTSDGVHKTWLNIRMRYSSPLRKLSFMINPLHLSIRLLDWHIFNRRAYKKIIAPSEFIKHDILRNYPAVHENDIQVIYNGVDLQRFRPENKKRYRNAVRKELGVNQSTPMLLFAGTGFERKGLIYAIGAMRHLPQDAVLAVIGKGKARHYMNMARQWCLAERVKFIGPVEGIERYYAASDLLILPTLYEPMANAVLEALATGIPVVTSRDCGNSEILTNGEDGWIVNDPTNDREIALNVKAALDSSWNQETERRARKKAEQFTLQRTAGEIIDVILSVTATGLIEGHPGQGR